The Deinococcus apachensis DSM 19763 genome includes the window GATGCCGACGAAGGCGAGGCGCAACGGGCGCTCCGGGGAGCGGAGACGGCCCAGCCCGGTGCCCAGCGCCTGCGAGACCTCCTCGGGGGTGAAGCCCAGCCGCTCCGCCTCGGCGAGCAGCCGCTCGACCGCCCGGTGCAGCGCCGCGAGGTCGCGCTTTGGCGCCCCATCCACCCCGTCCGCGACGAAGGTGCCGCGTCCCGGATGGGTGGTGAGCAGGCCCTTTTGCCCCAGTTCCTTGTACACCCCAGCCACCGTCACGTGCGCCAGCCCGAGGTCCTGCGAGAGTTCGCGCACCGACGGCATCTGCGCCCCGCGCGGAATCTCCCCGCAGGCGACCCCGTACTCGATCTGCCCGCGCAGTTGCACCCCCACCGGCACCGCCAGCGAGCGGTCGATGCGGAAGGCGAAGCGCGGCGGGGCCGTGTCGGGAGGGGGGGCGGGCTCGCTCATGGGGCGGCCTGCCCGGGACGTGGATCGTACAGGTGACACGCGACGTATTGTCCGGGGTCGGTCTCCAGCAGCGCGGGCTTTTGGGTCACGCAGCGGTCGAAGGCGTGCGGGCAGCGCGTGCGGAAGGGGCAGCCGCTGGGCACGTTCAGCGGGCTGGGAATCTCCCCCTCCACGGCGGGCGCGTCCGTCCGGTGCGCGGGGTCGAGCCTGGGCGCGGCGGCGAGCAGGGCCTGGGTGTAGGGGTGCTTGGGACGCTCGAACACGTCGTCGGTGCCCGCCACCTCCACCACCGAGCCGAGGTACATCACCGCGACCCGGTGCGAGAGGTGGCGCACCAGCCGCAGGTCGTGCGCGACGAACAGCACCGTCAGGCCCAGCCGCTCCTGCAACTCCAGCAGCAGGTTCACGACCTGCGCCTGCACGCTCACGTCGAGGGCGGAGACGAGTTCGTCCGCCACGAGGCACTGGGGCTCCACGGCCAGCGCCCGGGCGATGCCGATGCGTTGCCGCTGCCCACCCGAGAACTCGTGGGGTAACCGGCTTTCTGCCTCCGCGGGCAGGCCGACGAGGTCGAGGAGTTCGCGGACCCGGGCGGGAATCTCGGCGGGAGGGCGCATCCTATGCACGCTCAGCGCCTCGCGCAGCGTCTGTCCCACCGTCATGCGCGGGTTGAGGGACGAGAAGGGATCCTGGAAGATCATCTGCACGCGGCGGTTGTAGGCGCGCAGCTCGGACCCGCGCAGCCCCAGCACGTCGCGTCCCTCGAAGGTGATGCTGCCCGCGTCGGCGGTATGCAGCCGCACCAGGCAGCGCGCGAGGGTGGACTTGCCGCAGCCCGACTCGCCCACCAGCCCCAGCGTCTCGCCGCGCCGCACGTCGAGGTTCACGTCGTTGAGGGCGCGCACGACCCGCCGGGGGACACCGCGCAGGCGGTCGAGCGGCGAGGAGGGCGCCGGGAAGAACTTGTTCAGCCCCTGCACGGTGAGGATGACCTCGCCGGGGGCATTCTGCTCGGCGGCGACCACGTTCTCGTAGGCCGTCATCCCCGCACCTCCGGTCTGGGCAGTTCGGCATGGTGGACACAGGCGCTGAAGCGTCCGGGGGCGACCTCCTCCAGGGGCGGCTCCCCGACCTGGCACTTCAGGGTCGCGTAGGCGCAGCGGGGCACGAAGGGGCAGGCGTCGCCGAGGGCGAGCAGGTTGGGCGGCGAGCCCGGGATGGGTTGCAGGGGCACCCGGCGGTCTCCCCCCTCCGGCAGCGAGCGCAGCAGGCCCAGGGTGTAGGCGTGCTTCGGGGCACGGAAGAGATCGAGGACGGGCGCCGTCTCCACCAGCGTGCCCGCGTACATCACGGCGACCCGGTCACAGGTCTGGGCGACCACCCCGAGGTCGTGGGTGACGAGGATCAGGCCCATGCCCAGTTCCTCGCGCAGCCGCAGGAGCAGCCGCAGAATCTGGTCCTGAATGGTCACGTCGAGCGCGGTCGTGGGCTCGTCCGCGAGGAGCACCTTCGGCTGGGAGGCGAGCGCGATGGCGATCATGGCCCGCTGGCGCATCCCGCCCGAGAACTGGTGGGGGTAGTCGCGCAGCCGGGCAGCGGGCGAGGGAATGCCGACGAGGCCCAGGAGTTCGGTCGCCCGGTCCCGCGCCGCCCGACCCGTCAATCGGGCGTGCTCGCGCAGGTTCTCGCCGATCTGCTCTCCTACCGTCAGGACGGGGTTGAGGGCGGTCATCGGTTCCTGAAAGATCATGCCGATCTGGCCGCCGCGCACCGAGCGCAATCGGGTGTCCGGCAGGGAGAGCAGATTCTGCCCGTTCCAGCGCACCTCCCCGCTGACCTGCGTGGGCGGGCGGTGCAGCCGCAGCAGGGCGCGCAGGGTCACGCTCTTGCCCGACCCGGACTCGCCGACCAGGCCCAGCACCTCGCCGGGCCGCAGGTCGAAACTCACGCCGCGCACGGCGTCGAGGGGACCGCGCGGGGTGGCGAAGCGCACGCGCAGGTCGCGCACGGAAAGGGTGGTATCGACCGCGACCGTCATGAGCGGGGCCTCAGGGCGTCCGCCAGGCCGTCGCCGATCAGGCTGAAGCCCACACCCGCCAGCGTCAGCGCGAGGCCGGGGAAGGTCGAGACCCACCACGCGCTCGCCATGAAGTTCTTGCCGTCCGCGACCATCACGCCCCACTCGGGGGTGGGGGGCTGCGCGCCCAGGCCCAGGTAGCCCAGCGACGCGCCGAGCAGGATGCCCAGGCTCATGTCGGTCATCAGGTACACGATGCTCGGCGTGACCGCGTTCGGCAGCAGGTGGCGCAGCAACCTGCGCGCCGGGCTGTAGCCCATCACCTGGGCGGCCTGGGCGTACTCGGCCCTCTTCTGCGCCAGTACTTCCCCGCGCACCAGCCGCCAGTACGTCACCCACCCCACCGCGCTCACCGCGAGGTAGAGGTTGAGGAGCCCCGGCCCGAGCACGGCCACGATGGCGATCACCAGCACCAGGAAGGGGAACACGACCACCAGGTCCGCCAGCCGCCCGAACACCGCGTCGAGCCACCCGCCCGTGAAGGCGGTCAGCGCGCCCATCAGGCTGCCGAACACGAAGGGGAAGAGGGTGGTGAAGAGGGCGATCTGGAGGTCGATGCGTGCCCCGTACACCACCCGCGAGTACACGTCGCGCCCGAAGTTGTCGGTGCCAAACACGTGCCCGGCGCTCGGCCCCTTGAGGATCGCGTTGTAGTCGAAGTCGGTGGGGCTGTGGGTGGCGACGAGCGCCGGGAACAGCGCCGCGAACAGCAGCACGCCGAGGATGACCAGCCCCGCGAGCAGGGTGGGCTTGGGCCGCGAGCGCCGCCGGGTACGGCTGGGAAGGGGCGCCGTGGCCGCCGCGTCCGCGCCCCTAAGCATGCTGCGCCCTCGGGTCGAGGCGGGCGTGGATGAGGTCGGTCAGCAGGAACACCAGGGAGACGATGACGGCGAACATCAGCGTCAGCCCCTGGATCACCGGGTAGTCGCGCCCGAAGATCGCGTCCACCATCAGGCGGCCGACACCGGGGATGGCAAAGACGGTTTCAGTGATCACCGCGCCGCCGATGAGCGCCCCGATGTTCAGGCCGAGCAGCGTGACGGTGGAGATCATCGCGTTCCGCAGGACGTGCCGCGTCATGATCACCCGGCTTCTCAGGCCCTTCGCCCGCGCGAAGTCCACGTATTCCGCCGTCAGCACCTCGATGATCGAGGCGCGCAGGGTCCGCATCAGGACCGCCGCGAGGTTGAAGCCCAGCGTCAGGGCGGGCAGGAAGAGGTAATAGAGGTGCTCGGCGAAGGTATCGCCGTACCCGCCGATGGGAAACCACCCCAGCCGCGCGCCCAGCAGGGTGAGCAGTTGCAGGGCGATGTAGAACACTGGCAGCGAGAGGCCGACCTGGAAGACGGCGCGAATCACGGCGTCCACCCAGGTGTTGCGCCGCACCGCGGCGAGCACCGCGAGCGGCACGGCGAGGAGCGCGCCCAGGACGGCGGCGTACAGCGTCAGAAACAGCGTGACGGGCAGCCGCTCGGCGATCAGCCGCAGCACCGGCACCTTGAGGCTGGTGCTGATCCCGAAGTCCCCCTGGAGCAGCCGCCCCACGAAGCGCGCGAACTGCACGGGCAGCGGCTGATCGAGGCCGAGTTCCCGCCGGGTGCGCTCGACGATCTCGGGGGTGGCGCGGTCTCCCAGGATGGCGCTCGCGGGGTCGCCGGGCAGCAGCCGCACGAGGGTGAACACCAGCACCGCCGCGAGGATCAGGGTGGGAATGATTTGCAGCAGGCGCGTGAGGACGTAGGTCCATCGCATAGGAACCTCTTGGAGCTTTGGTTCAGAAGTGAGCCCCTCTTCACCGAAGTGGTAGAGGCGAGGTTTTACTCCTCCCCCTTGACTTGCAAAGCTGCGAGGCAGAGGGGGGAGGCCGGGTGGGGGTGAACGGGCCTGACGTTCAAGAAAAACGGTTCGTCAAATCCTCGTCTTCACTTCTCCAGGGACGTGGCCGTGAAGATGTTGTTGCCCAGCGGAATCTGCACGAAGCCCCGCACGTTCTTGGCGAGCGCCACTGGGTACGGCGTCTCGTACAGGAAGACGATGGGGGAAGCCTTCATGTAGATGTCCTGAATACGGCGGTACTGCCCGGCGCGCTTGACGCGGCTGGTCTCCGACTGGCTCTGCGCGAAGAGCTTTTCCACCTCGGCGTTCTTGAAGCCGGTGTGCAGGCTCTCCACGTTCTCGTAGATGGCGAAGTAGCTGGTGATCTGGCTGGGATCGTTGATGTCGTTTGTCCAGCCCGCAGTCCGCATCTGGAAGTCGTTCTCGCGGTAGCGGGCGGTCTTGGTGGCCGCGTCGACCTGCTCGATCTTGAGTCTCACGCCCACCTGCCCCCACATCTGCTGGAGGGCCGTGAGGAGCGCGAGGTCGTTGGCGCTCCCCGAGGTGGCGAGGCAGCTCACCTCAAAGCCATTGCCGAAGCCCGCCGCCTGGAGGAGCTGCCGCGCCTTGTTCACGTCGTACGGGTAGCCCTGCTGCGCGGTGAAGAGCGGCGTGGTGGACGACATGAAGGAGCGCATGGGCTTGCCCGTGCCGTAGGTCACGACCTGGATGAGCGCGTCCTTGTTCGTCGCGTAGTTCAGCGCCTGCCGCACCCGCACGTCGGACAGGGGGTTGGCCGAGCCGTTCTTGAGCTTCGGCCGGTTGTTCATCGTGATGAAGTTGACCTGCGTGGATGGGAAGAGCTGCATGTTGATCTTGGGATTCGCCTTGAGTTCCGACACGCGCGAGAGCGGGATGAACTCGGCGCCCTGCAACTCGCCCGCCTGCAACTTGAGGATGCGGGTGTTGTCGTCGGGGATGATCTCGAAGCGCACGGCGTCGAGGTACGGCAGGGCCTTGCCGTCCTCGCCCTTCTGCCAGTAGTAGGGGTTGCGCTTGAGGACCATGGAGGAGCCGCGCTTCCACTCGCTCAGGACGAACGGCCCCGAGCCGATGGGCTTCTCCGCGAACGCCTTGGCCTTTTCGGCGTCGTTCTTGCCGGGGGCGGCGTTGAAGAGTTTCTGGGGCATGATCGCCGCGTTGAAGGTCGCCAGCGCGGCGGGCAGGGTGGGGTCGGGACTCTTAAGGTTCAGCACGACCGTGTTGCCCTGCGCGGTGATGGAGGTGATGGAGGCGAGCGAGCCGTTCCAGGCGCCGTTGTTGGGGTTGCGCGCCCGGTCGAGGGACCACTTCACGTCCTGCGCGGTGATGGGCGAGCCGTTGGCGAATTTGATGCCGGGCCGCAGGGTGAGGGTCATCGCCCGGCCGTTGGGGCTCACCACGTAGCGGCTGGCGAGGCCCGGCTTGACGCTCTTGCCGTCCGGGCTGGGTTGCAGCAGGGTGTCGTAAAGGTTGGTCAGAATCCAGATGTCGAGGTTCGCGTCGTTCAGGACCGGGTCGAGAAACAGCGAATCGGCGTAGCGGCCATAGACCATCGTGCCGCCGCGCGTTACGGCGAGCGAGGAGCCGAGCGTCAGGGCGGCACCGAGGGCGAGCGTCAGACGGGTGAATCGGTTCATGCCAACCTCCACAGAAAAGCCACGGGGAACAAGGGGGGACGAACACAGGCGGCAGCGGACTGCACAACGAATTCAAAGTGTTATGGTGAACTGTAACGGTCAGTCCGGCAGTGGTCAAGCACTCCGTCCCCTGTCTGGACGAGTTCCCGCTGACCGCGTGCCGAAACACCACGATGGACTTGCCCCGCCTTCAGTACACCTCCCCCGCCCGGCATAACACTTCGCGCCCTTCCCCGGAGGCAGTCCATGCGAAACCCCAAAGGCCGCGCCCTCGTCCTGCTCGCCACCTGCGTGCTTGCGTCCGCCAGTCTGAGCGCGCAAAATCCCGCCCCACAGCGCGGCGGGACCCTGGTGTACGGGCGCTACGCGGATTCGCTGCTGCTCGACCCGGTGTTCACGGACGCCAACCTCGATATCTGGATTCTGACGAATATCTACGACACGTTGATCCAGACGGGGCCGGGGGGCAAGGGGCTGCGGCCCGGCCTCGCGTCGAGCTACGGGTTCTCGAAGGACGGGAAGACCTTCACCCTGACCCTGCGCTCGGGCGTGACCTTCTCGGACGGCTCGCCCGTGACCGTCCAGGACGTGAAATTCTCGCTCGACCGGGCGCGTAAGCCGGACAACGGGGCGTGGAACTTCCTGCTGGGCTCCATCGCCAGCGTCACCACGAAGGGCAATCAGGTCATCCTGAACCTCAAGAACCCCGACCCCAGCCTGACGGCGGCGCTGGCGACCTTCAACTCGGCCATCGTGCCGCGCAAGCTGTTCGCCAATGCTCCGGGCAAGACGGACGCCGACAAGGCGAAGGCGGTGGGGGAAAAGCCCCTCGGCTCGGGCCCCTTTGTGCTCAGTGAGTGGAAACGCGGCTCGTCCATGGTCCTCAAGCGCAATCCGCGTTACTGGCAGAAGGGGGCGGACGGCAAGCCCCTCCCCTATCTCGACGCTGTCCGGTTTGAGATCATCCCCGACGACAACACCCGCATCCTCAAATTGCAGGCGGGCGAGCTGCAGGGCGCCGAGTTCATCCCCTTCTCGCGGGTGGCGGAACTCAAGGCGAATCCCAAGATCAACATGCAGCTGTTCCCCTCGACTCGCGTGAGCTTCGTGGTGCTGAACACGCGGCCCAAGCTCAAGGACGGGTCGGCCAATCCGCTCGCCAACCTGAGGCTGCGGCAGGCGCTGAACTACGCGACGGACAAGAAGGCGCTGATCTCGCTCGTCACCTTCGGGAACGGCAAGCCCATGCAGTCGTATCTGTCGAGCGCCACGCCGCTCTTCTCGCCGCAGAACACGTATTCCTTCGACCTGAACAAAGCCAAACAGCTCTTCGCGGCCTCGGGGGTGAAGGCGGGGTTGGCGCTCACCCTCCAGGTCGTGGCGGGGAACGCCGACCAGCTCGCGCTGGCGACGGCCCTTCAGCAGATGTGGGGACAGATCGGAGTTCAGCTCAGGATCGAGCAGTTGGAGAGCGCGACCGCCAACGGGCGGTACCAGGCGAACGACTTCCAGATGCAGATGAACTACTGGAACGACGACATCGCCGACCCGAATGAACTCACGGCCTACGCGGCGGTGTACAGCTCCGCCGAGTCCTTTCACACCGGCTTTCAGAGCAAGGAGGTGGACAGCCTCTTTGCCCAGAGTCAGCGCGAGATAGACCCGGCCAAGCGTGCCGCCCTCTACAAGCGGATTCAGAGCCTCTACGTGAACGCCGCCCCAATGGTCTTCCTGTACGAGCAGCCCTTCCCGGTGGCGCTGGCGAAGAATGTGCGCGGCTTCGTTCAGACACCGCTCGGCAACAACGTCTTCGTGAACACGTACCTGGCGCGATGAGGGGGGAAGACCTGACACCGGACCTCGTGCGGCAAGTCACGCGCCTGGCTGGGTTGGACTTGGCCCCTGAGCGTGCGGCGGACCTCGTACCGCTCCTTCAGTCCGTGCTGGAGGGGGACGCGCGGATCGCCAGACTCGACCTCGGTCCACTGAGCGCCCTGGGTCCACCCTGGACGGAGGGGTCACGTGAGTGAGGACACTGCAATTCATCCTCCCCAGCCGACCTCTTCCCCGTCTCGGTCCAGTGGGGTCGGCATACCGAGTTTCACGACGTGGCGGAGGCGTTGGGCCACCGCCTGGTGATCCTGTGGCAGATGCGGGCGGGCTTGCCTTTGGTGCGGGCTGCGGACGGCTCGGCGCTGGATGCACGGGAGCTGACGCGGGCGGCGCTGCTGGACTGGCGGACGTATTGAACAGCGGGGAGGGCTGGGGTGGACTCACGCCATGTCACTGCGGCCTCCTGGCAGCTTAAGTTCTGGAGGAACGCGTTCTCTGCTTCGTTACCCTCCGGAGTGTCTATAGTGCGGACATGCCACACA containing:
- a CDS encoding ABC transporter ATP-binding protein; amino-acid sequence: MTAYENVVAAEQNAPGEVILTVQGLNKFFPAPSSPLDRLRGVPRRVVRALNDVNLDVRRGETLGLVGESGCGKSTLARCLVRLHTADAGSITFEGRDVLGLRGSELRAYNRRVQMIFQDPFSSLNPRMTVGQTLREALSVHRMRPPAEIPARVRELLDLVGLPAEAESRLPHEFSGGQRQRIGIARALAVEPQCLVADELVSALDVSVQAQVVNLLLELQERLGLTVLFVAHDLRLVRHLSHRVAVMYLGSVVEVAGTDDVFERPKHPYTQALLAAAPRLDPAHRTDAPAVEGEIPSPLNVPSGCPFRTRCPHAFDRCVTQKPALLETDPGQYVACHLYDPRPGQAAP
- a CDS encoding ABC transporter ATP-binding protein; protein product: MTVAVDTTLSVRDLRVRFATPRGPLDAVRGVSFDLRPGEVLGLVGESGSGKSVTLRALLRLHRPPTQVSGEVRWNGQNLLSLPDTRLRSVRGGQIGMIFQEPMTALNPVLTVGEQIGENLREHARLTGRAARDRATELLGLVGIPSPAARLRDYPHQFSGGMRQRAMIAIALASQPKVLLADEPTTALDVTIQDQILRLLLRLREELGMGLILVTHDLGVVAQTCDRVAVMYAGTLVETAPVLDLFRAPKHAYTLGLLRSLPEGGDRRVPLQPIPGSPPNLLALGDACPFVPRCAYATLKCQVGEPPLEEVAPGRFSACVHHAELPRPEVRG
- a CDS encoding ABC transporter permease; the encoded protein is MLRGADAAATAPLPSRTRRRSRPKPTLLAGLVILGVLLFAALFPALVATHSPTDFDYNAILKGPSAGHVFGTDNFGRDVYSRVVYGARIDLQIALFTTLFPFVFGSLMGALTAFTGGWLDAVFGRLADLVVVFPFLVLVIAIVAVLGPGLLNLYLAVSAVGWVTYWRLVRGEVLAQKRAEYAQAAQVMGYSPARRLLRHLLPNAVTPSIVYLMTDMSLGILLGASLGYLGLGAQPPTPEWGVMVADGKNFMASAWWVSTFPGLALTLAGVGFSLIGDGLADALRPRS
- a CDS encoding ABC transporter permease is translated as MRWTYVLTRLLQIIPTLILAAVLVFTLVRLLPGDPASAILGDRATPEIVERTRRELGLDQPLPVQFARFVGRLLQGDFGISTSLKVPVLRLIAERLPVTLFLTLYAAVLGALLAVPLAVLAAVRRNTWVDAVIRAVFQVGLSLPVFYIALQLLTLLGARLGWFPIGGYGDTFAEHLYYLFLPALTLGFNLAAVLMRTLRASIIEVLTAEYVDFARAKGLRSRVIMTRHVLRNAMISTVTLLGLNIGALIGGAVITETVFAIPGVGRLMVDAIFGRDYPVIQGLTLMFAVIVSLVFLLTDLIHARLDPRAQHA
- a CDS encoding ABC transporter substrate-binding protein, encoding MNRFTRLTLALGAALTLGSSLAVTRGGTMVYGRYADSLFLDPVLNDANLDIWILTNLYDTLLQPSPDGKSVKPGLASRYVVSPNGRAMTLTLRPGIKFANGSPITAQDVKWSLDRARNPNNGAWNGSLASITSITAQGNTVVLNLKSPDPTLPAALATFNAAIMPQKLFNAAPGKNDAEKAKAFAEKPIGSGPFVLSEWKRGSSMVLKRNPYYWQKGEDGKALPYLDAVRFEIIPDDNTRILKLQAGELQGAEFIPLSRVSELKANPKINMQLFPSTQVNFITMNNRPKLKNGSANPLSDVRVRQALNYATNKDALIQVVTYGTGKPMRSFMSSTTPLFTAQQGYPYDVNKARQLLQAAGFGNGFEVSCLATSGSANDLALLTALQQMWGQVGVRLKIEQVDAATKTARYRENDFQMRTAGWTNDINDPSQITSYFAIYENVESLHTGFKNAEVEKLFAQSQSETSRVKRAGQYRRIQDIYMKASPIVFLYETPYPVALAKNVRGFVQIPLGNNIFTATSLEK
- a CDS encoding ABC transporter substrate-binding protein codes for the protein MRNPKGRALVLLATCVLASASLSAQNPAPQRGGTLVYGRYADSLLLDPVFTDANLDIWILTNIYDTLIQTGPGGKGLRPGLASSYGFSKDGKTFTLTLRSGVTFSDGSPVTVQDVKFSLDRARKPDNGAWNFLLGSIASVTTKGNQVILNLKNPDPSLTAALATFNSAIVPRKLFANAPGKTDADKAKAVGEKPLGSGPFVLSEWKRGSSMVLKRNPRYWQKGADGKPLPYLDAVRFEIIPDDNTRILKLQAGELQGAEFIPFSRVAELKANPKINMQLFPSTRVSFVVLNTRPKLKDGSANPLANLRLRQALNYATDKKALISLVTFGNGKPMQSYLSSATPLFSPQNTYSFDLNKAKQLFAASGVKAGLALTLQVVAGNADQLALATALQQMWGQIGVQLRIEQLESATANGRYQANDFQMQMNYWNDDIADPNELTAYAAVYSSAESFHTGFQSKEVDSLFAQSQREIDPAKRAALYKRIQSLYVNAAPMVFLYEQPFPVALAKNVRGFVQTPLGNNVFVNTYLAR